The Enterococcus sp. 7F3_DIV0205 genome has a window encoding:
- a CDS encoding DUF5067 domain-containing protein, giving the protein MKKKLIAIALALAVLTGCSQKLDTKKQTFEDKGVSYAFQLPSTWEEDKNYQENYSATTVFAATDKKSNSAMFITTKQKSEVDLKDFAKKTQKQLGKVYKYDKAEDIYMKEFKVNKLPAYKYTVFTRFKEKKSWAHIYYIETENGFAQLIYYSADDNGYKKRAEIIDESARSLVETGQSDKVSTEEKEENTAKNDRLAIKVSGYKVIESESVGKLLAVKYGVTNLKETPLKPMIWSSLVTASYKGQELQQTTLPKESEKTELGELEKQSSKAIGENQNSESVVIYRLRDTNGSVMLHFSDEEFPEQEEIVLDLKALSK; this is encoded by the coding sequence ATGAAAAAGAAATTGATTGCTATCGCACTAGCTTTGGCTGTTTTAACAGGATGTTCACAAAAGTTGGACACTAAAAAGCAAACCTTTGAAGATAAAGGTGTGTCTTATGCATTTCAACTACCCAGTACTTGGGAAGAAGATAAAAATTATCAAGAAAATTATTCAGCAACAACTGTTTTTGCCGCAACAGATAAGAAAAGTAATTCAGCTATGTTTATCACTACTAAGCAAAAATCAGAAGTAGATCTGAAAGACTTTGCTAAAAAAACTCAGAAGCAGTTAGGTAAAGTATATAAGTATGATAAAGCAGAAGATATCTATATGAAAGAATTCAAAGTGAATAAGTTACCTGCATACAAATACACAGTCTTTACACGCTTTAAAGAAAAAAAGTCGTGGGCTCATATTTACTATATTGAAACAGAAAACGGGTTTGCGCAATTGATCTATTATTCAGCAGATGATAATGGCTATAAAAAAAGGGCGGAAATCATTGATGAATCGGCAAGATCTTTAGTAGAAACTGGACAATCAGATAAAGTAAGCACTGAAGAAAAGGAAGAAAATACTGCAAAAAATGATCGTTTAGCTATCAAAGTAAGTGGGTATAAGGTCATTGAGTCTGAAAGTGTTGGGAAACTTCTTGCTGTTAAATATGGGGTGACCAACTTGAAAGAAACACCATTAAAGCCAATGATTTGGTCTTCGTTGGTAACAGCAAGCTATAAGGGGCAAGAATTGCAACAGACTACTTTACCAAAGGAATCTGAAAAAACAGAGCTTGGAGAGCTAGAAAAACAATCTTCTAAAGCAATCGGCGAAAATCAAAATAGTGAATCAGTAGTGATTTATCGATTGAGGGATACAAATGGCTCAGTGATGCTTCATTTTTCAGATGAGGAATTTCCAGAGCAAGAAGAAATAGTTTTAGATTTAAAAGCTCTAAGTAAATAG
- a CDS encoding glycosyltransferase family 2 protein, with the protein MKKITIIVPFLNEEEVLGQLYQRLEQLSQTCSSYQFEYLFVNDGSEDQSVSIILALQEKDSRITLLDLSRNFGKEVAMLAGFDYAKGDAAVVIDADLQQPPELIQEMILWWEQGYSDVYAVRKNRKGETFLKKLLSSSYYKILQKTTRTTIYPHAGDFRLLDRKAINALKELREHERYTKGLYGWIGYRKKELFYDADERAGGATKWRLSSLANLAMNGITSYTTLPLRVSAMIGAVVSVVGFIYMMIVLVQTLLLGASVSGYPSLMIGILFLGGLQLISLGIIGEYLGRVFNETKKRPLYFVEEYYEGQTRDDKRSSGES; encoded by the coding sequence ATGAAAAAAATAACGATTATCGTTCCATTTTTAAATGAAGAGGAAGTGTTGGGGCAGCTTTACCAGAGGCTAGAGCAGTTAAGTCAAACTTGTTCAAGCTATCAGTTTGAGTATCTTTTTGTCAATGATGGTAGTGAAGATCAAAGTGTTTCGATCATCTTAGCGTTACAAGAGAAAGATTCTAGAATTACTCTGTTAGATCTGTCAAGAAATTTTGGGAAAGAGGTTGCAATGTTGGCTGGTTTTGACTACGCCAAAGGAGATGCTGCAGTTGTGATAGATGCCGATTTACAACAACCGCCGGAATTGATTCAAGAAATGATCCTTTGGTGGGAACAAGGCTACTCAGATGTGTATGCTGTCCGTAAAAACCGTAAAGGAGAGACATTCTTAAAAAAATTGTTGTCGTCGTCCTATTATAAAATTCTACAAAAAACTACCAGAACGACAATCTATCCCCATGCTGGTGATTTTCGATTGTTAGATCGCAAAGCAATCAATGCTTTAAAAGAATTAAGAGAGCACGAACGCTATACAAAAGGGCTATATGGTTGGATTGGTTATAGAAAAAAAGAACTGTTTTATGATGCTGATGAGCGAGCGGGAGGAGCGACAAAATGGCGTTTATCTTCGTTAGCGAATCTAGCTATGAATGGAATCACATCCTATACAACGCTGCCGCTTAGGGTTTCAGCAATGATTGGGGCGGTAGTTTCGGTGGTTGGATTTATTTATATGATGATTGTCTTGGTTCAAACGCTTTTACTAGGAGCTAGTGTATCAGGATATCCTTCATTAATGATCGGTATTCTCTTTCTTGGAGGACTTCAATTGATTTCTTTAGGAATTATTGGTGAATATTTGGGTAGGGTATTCAATGAGACGAAAAAGCGTCCGTTGTACTTTGTTGAAGAATATTATGAAGGGCAAACGAGGGATGATAAAAGGAGTAGTGGAGAAAGTTGA